A region from the Acidiferrobacter sp. SPIII_3 genome encodes:
- a CDS encoding cold-shock protein, translating to MRMGTVKWFNEAKGFGFIAPQDGSPDVFVHYSAIQGDGFRNLSEGQAVEFESTRSQKGMQATHVRPMR from the coding sequence ATGCGAATGGGAACAGTGAAGTGGTTCAACGAGGCCAAGGGCTTCGGTTTCATAGCACCCCAGGACGGCAGTCCGGATGTGTTCGTGCATTATTCCGCCATCCAGGGCGACGGGTTTCGGAACCTGTCCGAAGGCCAGGCAGTCGAGTTCGAGAGCACTCGGAGCCAGAAGGGGATGCAGGCGACTCATGTACGGCCGATGCGCTAG
- a CDS encoding OsmC family protein encodes MAQDGFVVEIAQAEDFRFTVHFTQGDLMTDEPPPTGTGSGPQPAELLAAAVANCLTASLLFCLNKSHTATGPLRARARGRTGRDASGRLRITGIDVTLIAPDATPRCLGLFENYCTVTQSVRAGIPINVAVTDEQGRVLHEDRPPSPSPS; translated from the coding sequence ATGGCACAGGACGGATTCGTTGTGGAAATCGCGCAGGCCGAGGATTTCCGATTTACGGTGCACTTCACGCAGGGCGACCTGATGACCGACGAGCCGCCGCCCACGGGCACCGGCAGCGGGCCCCAGCCGGCCGAACTTCTGGCCGCCGCGGTCGCCAATTGCTTGACGGCAAGCCTGCTCTTTTGCCTGAATAAATCCCACACGGCAACCGGGCCTCTCAGGGCCCGTGCACGGGGGCGCACCGGGCGCGATGCCTCCGGCCGATTGCGGATCACCGGCATCGATGTGACGCTGATCGCCCCGGACGCGACACCAAGATGCCTCGGCCTCTTTGAAAACTACTGCACAGTCACCCAAAGCGTCAGGGCCGGCATTCCGATCAACGTGGCGGTCACCGACGAGCAGGGTCGGGTGCTTCACGAAGACCGCCCGCCCTCGCCGAGTCCTTCCTAA
- a CDS encoding FKBP-type peptidyl-prolyl cis-trans isomerase, with amino-acid sequence MHKRYAALAAIGCLLAAPVMAKGLSPKAQLSYSLGYQFGENLRNNGIPVEPDIFTRAISDALKGAKPLLPPAQMASVVAKFQKQMQAHNIAMLKALGAREQAAGRAFRAKYAKKPGVKILPGGVEYKVLTEGHGPRPTLQDTIKADYWGRFINGRLFATNQKTGKPAVFPLNGLIAGLKEALVLMPAGSTWQIVVPGHLAYGPQGRPAIPPNTTLVFTMHLLGIAK; translated from the coding sequence ATGCATAAGAGGTACGCCGCGTTGGCGGCTATAGGCTGCCTGTTGGCGGCCCCCGTCATGGCCAAGGGTCTCTCGCCCAAGGCGCAGTTGAGTTACAGCCTCGGCTATCAGTTCGGCGAGAACCTGCGCAATAACGGCATCCCCGTCGAGCCCGATATCTTCACGCGCGCCATCAGCGATGCCCTGAAGGGCGCGAAGCCGCTTTTGCCGCCGGCGCAGATGGCGTCGGTGGTGGCCAAGTTTCAAAAACAGATGCAGGCCCACAACATCGCGATGTTGAAGGCCCTGGGCGCGCGCGAGCAGGCCGCGGGCCGGGCGTTCCGTGCCAAGTATGCGAAAAAGCCAGGCGTGAAAATCCTGCCGGGCGGCGTCGAGTATAAGGTCCTGACCGAGGGGCATGGGCCGCGGCCGACCTTGCAGGATACGATCAAGGCCGACTATTGGGGGCGCTTCATCAATGGCCGGCTGTTTGCGACGAATCAGAAGACCGGCAAGCCGGCGGTGTTTCCGTTGAACGGTCTTATCGCCGGTCTGAAGGAGGCCTTGGTGCTGATGCCCGCTGGGTCCACCTGGCAGATCGTGGTTCCGGGCCATCTGGCCTACGGACCGCAAGGACGTCCGGCCATCCCGCCCAATACCACTTTGGTGTTCACCATGCACCTCCTGGGTATTGCGAAGTAG
- a CDS encoding FAD-linked oxidase C-terminal domain-containing protein, whose translation MNEIAESNRRPWPAAFMRRLKRILPADGLLQKTSDVTVYECDGLPVYRARPLAVALPRSATEVGQVLALCMEYDVPVVARGAGTGLSGGALPHPEGIVLGLARLDRIVAIDPDNRMARVEPGVRNLAISEAARSFGLFYAPDPSSQIACTIGGNVAENAGGVHCLKYGLTTHNILALKFFTADGTLHEIGGPTAEAPLDLCALLTGSEGLLGVVVEITVRLWRRPPTTVTWLAAFRSLEEAAASVSQVVSEGIVPAGLELMDGLALSAAQDYTGIRYPEGSAAVVLAEVDGDDLAVALDGERLRAIFAAHGAFALKQASHDEDRRRLWLGRKSAFPAVGRLAPDYYCMDGTIPRRSLVPVLAEIAALSHRYGRPVANVFHAGDGNLHPLILYDAAIPGQLEQVEALGAEILRLCLRHGGTISGEHGVGVEKLDGMCAQFSAAELAVFHALKSAFDPHHLLNPGKAVPTPARCVEPGGMHVHGGRLPFSRLERF comes from the coding sequence ATGAACGAAATCGCAGAATCCAACCGGCGTCCGTGGCCCGCGGCCTTCATGCGACGCCTGAAGCGTATCTTGCCAGCCGACGGTCTTCTCCAAAAAACCTCGGATGTGACGGTATACGAGTGCGACGGCCTGCCGGTCTACCGGGCGCGGCCGTTGGCGGTGGCCCTGCCGCGGAGCGCGACCGAGGTCGGGCAGGTATTGGCCTTGTGCATGGAGTACGATGTCCCGGTGGTGGCGCGCGGCGCCGGTACCGGCCTGTCCGGGGGCGCCCTTCCGCACCCGGAGGGGATCGTGCTCGGGCTTGCGCGCCTCGATCGCATCGTGGCGATAGACCCGGACAACCGCATGGCGCGGGTGGAGCCCGGGGTCCGCAATCTGGCGATCTCCGAGGCCGCGCGGTCCTTCGGCCTTTTTTATGCCCCGGACCCATCCTCGCAGATCGCCTGCACGATCGGCGGCAATGTCGCCGAGAACGCCGGCGGCGTGCACTGCCTCAAATATGGCCTCACCACGCATAATATTCTCGCCCTCAAGTTTTTTACCGCAGACGGCACCCTTCACGAGATCGGCGGCCCGACCGCCGAGGCCCCCCTGGATCTTTGCGCCCTGTTGACGGGCTCCGAGGGCTTGCTGGGGGTGGTGGTCGAGATCACGGTGCGGCTGTGGCGCCGGCCGCCGACAACCGTGACGTGGCTCGCCGCCTTCCGGTCACTCGAGGAGGCCGCGGCGAGCGTGAGCCAGGTGGTCTCGGAGGGGATCGTCCCGGCGGGACTTGAGCTCATGGACGGTCTGGCGCTGTCGGCCGCTCAGGACTATACCGGCATTCGTTATCCCGAGGGGTCGGCGGCGGTGGTCCTGGCGGAGGTCGATGGTGACGATCTGGCAGTGGCCCTGGACGGGGAGCGGTTGCGCGCGATCTTCGCCGCCCACGGGGCGTTCGCCCTAAAGCAGGCGTCGCATGACGAGGACCGGCGCCGGCTGTGGCTGGGGCGTAAATCGGCATTCCCCGCGGTGGGGCGGCTGGCGCCCGATTACTACTGCATGGATGGCACGATCCCGCGCCGGTCCCTGGTACCGGTATTGGCCGAGATCGCGGCGCTCTCGCACCGCTACGGACGGCCGGTCGCGAACGTCTTTCATGCGGGCGACGGGAACCTCCATCCGTTGATCCTGTACGATGCCGCAATCCCGGGACAGCTCGAGCAAGTCGAGGCCCTGGGCGCCGAGATCTTGCGACTGTGCCTGCGGCACGGGGGCACGATCAGCGGCGAACACGGGGTCGGTGTCGAAAAGCTCGACGGCATGTGCGCGCAGTTCTCGGCGGCCGAACTCGCGGTCTTTCATGCCTTGAAGTCCGCGTTCGACCCGCATCATTTGCTGAATCCGGGCAAGGCCGTGCCCACGCCGGCGCGATGCGTGGAGCCCGGGGGCATGCATGTCCATGGGGGGCGCCTGCCATTCTCGCGCCTCGAGCGGTTTTAG
- the glcE gene encoding glycolate oxidase subunit GlcE, producing the protein MRDNDGAQALAAAVRAAYDAGTPIEVVGGGTRRALGRQPSGTPLSVAGHVGIVEYDPAEFVVTVRAGTPIAALEEVLGRERQALAVDVPRVDATSTIGGALAIGLTGPSRPYSGALRDAVLGVRIVSGTGEILRFGGQVLKNVAGFDVARLMVGAYGTLGLLLDVSLRLARRAEIEEVRALALDWRAAHAALRRWEGALAMTGACYAGGTLHVRLAGREERVAAARRIVGGEAGDPAFFPDMRDLRGPFFAPPGDLWRLLVPSDAPWEPETLIDWAGTQRFWRLSGDPGPVFQYATRWRGQAMRLMGSDRSQGPWAPVAPATMALMGRIKAAMDPRTILNRGRLYPDW; encoded by the coding sequence ATGAGGGACAATGACGGCGCGCAGGCGCTGGCCGCGGCGGTGCGTGCCGCCTACGACGCCGGTACCCCCATCGAGGTCGTCGGCGGTGGGACGCGCCGGGCGCTGGGACGGCAACCGAGCGGGACGCCGCTTTCGGTGGCGGGGCACGTCGGCATCGTGGAGTACGACCCGGCCGAGTTCGTGGTGACGGTTCGCGCCGGCACGCCCATCGCCGCCCTCGAGGAGGTTCTGGGCCGGGAGCGGCAGGCCCTGGCGGTCGATGTCCCACGCGTTGACGCGACCTCCACCATCGGCGGGGCGCTTGCCATCGGGCTCACCGGCCCTTCACGCCCCTATAGCGGGGCGTTGCGCGATGCGGTCCTCGGCGTGCGCATCGTGTCGGGAACCGGCGAGATCCTGCGTTTCGGTGGACAGGTCCTGAAGAACGTCGCCGGCTTCGATGTCGCGCGGCTCATGGTCGGGGCCTACGGTACGCTTGGGCTTTTGCTGGATGTCAGTCTGCGCCTGGCCCGGCGCGCGGAGATCGAGGAGGTGCGTGCGCTTGCCCTCGACTGGCGCGCGGCGCACGCCGCCTTGAGGCGCTGGGAGGGCGCCCTAGCGATGACCGGCGCCTGTTATGCCGGCGGGACCTTGCATGTGCGTCTGGCGGGCCGTGAGGAGCGGGTGGCGGCGGCGCGTCGGATCGTCGGCGGGGAGGCGGGAGATCCCGCGTTTTTTCCTGATATGCGCGATCTGCGCGGGCCGTTTTTCGCGCCACCGGGCGATCTGTGGCGCCTGCTTGTCCCGTCGGACGCCCCCTGGGAGCCGGAGACCTTGATCGATTGGGCGGGCACACAGCGCTTCTGGCGGCTTTCGGGAGATCCCGGGCCGGTCTTCCAGTATGCCACGCGCTGGCGTGGACAGGCCATGCGCCTTATGGGGAGCGATCGCAGTCAGGGTCCGTGGGCGCCGGTCGCCCCCGCGACCATGGCGCTCATGGGGCGCATCAAGGCGGCCATGGACCCGCGCACCATCCTCAATCGCGGCCGGCTCTATCCTGATTGGTGA